A genomic stretch from Lathyrus oleraceus cultivar Zhongwan6 chromosome 2, CAAS_Psat_ZW6_1.0, whole genome shotgun sequence includes:
- the LOC127121606 gene encoding proline-rich receptor-like protein kinase PERK8, giving the protein MKRTREPSEKSKKAKKAKLGESSRSRPPVPLVGSPGKSVSLPPSVKIKPIASSLPQTTPIYTSTETPPSTTRSSNPPSLKFKLATTTLPVSEAKMLNETTSPSSSPSPQSPPYYELSSDIEPSDPKSTTLAQLQARALASQQPSHPEPKPEVTSPPPEHPNPTTSEPPQTPPAQQPTHSEPQPTQPPSEPTSQPELSSQTHSDIPPPIIPLTQQLPHLI; this is encoded by the coding sequence ATGAAGAGGACGCGAGAGCCCTCTGAGAAGTCCAAGAAGGCGAAGAAAGCTAAGCTAGGAGAATCCTCTAGATCAAGACCCCCAGTTCCTCTGGTTGGCTCTCCAGGTAAGTCTGTATCTCTCCCTCCCTCAGTCAAAATTAAACCaattgcttcttctcttccccaaacaACTCCCATATACACCTCTActgaaactcctccctcaaccaccagatcTTCTAACCCACCTTCTCTAAAATTCAAGCTCGCCACCACAACATTACCAGTTTCAGAAGCAAaaatgctgaatgaaaccacctcaccatcatcatcaccatctccTCAATCCCCACCTTACTACGAACTCTCCTCGGATATTGAACCATCTGACCCTAAATCCACCACTCTGGCTCAGCTCCAAGCCCGTGCTTTGGCCTCTCAACAACCATCACATCCTGAACCTAAACCAGAAGTCACTTCCCCTCCTCCGGAACATCCAAATCCAACCACATCTGAACCACCTCAAACACCACCTGCACAACAACCAACCCACTCTGAACCACAACCAACCCAACCACCATCTGAACCAACCTCACAACCTGAACTATCCTCACAGACCCACTCTGACATACCACCACCCATCATTCCACTGACCCAACAACTCCCACACTTAATCTAA